The genomic stretch TATTATCGTTGAACGGCGCGACGGCGAGAACTGGAAGGCCGACCCCAATCACCCGATTGCGGCTTTGCTGGAAAGCGGGCCGAATGATTGGACCTCGACTTTCGAGTTGATCCGCGATCTTGTCGCCACAGCGCTGACACATGATCGCGGCGGGGTGGCTTGGGTCAACCGGATCGACGGCGAAGCCCGCGAAATCATCCGTTACGAACCGGCTCACGCGACGGTCGATTTCTCGACCGATGGGCGGCAGGAACCCAGCTTCAAAATCAATAACCGCGCCGAAGATGCCCGCAACATCGTGCATCTTCGCGGGCCGTTCGGGCGGTCCTGTCTGGCCCTTGCCGCCGATGCCATCGGCGCGGCGAAGGACATGGAAAGCCATGCCGGAAAGCTGTTCAAGAACGGCGCGCGGCCTGCCGGTGTCATCGAAATGGTCAAGGGCATTGGCGATGACGGCCTGAAGAAGATGGCTGCGGCATGGCGCAAGGCCCACGAAGGGCCGGACAATGCCGGGCGCACCGCCATCCTTTGGGACGGCGCGACCTTTCGCCCGATCACGCTGACCTCGACCGATGCGCAGTTTCTCGAAAACCGTAAATTCCAGATTGTCGAGATTGCGCGCGCTTTCCGCGTGCCGCCGTCGATGATCTACGACCTCGACCGGGCCACTTGGTCAAACTCCGAACAGATGGGCAAAGAGTTCCTGTCCTATACGCTGGAACCATGGCTGCGGGCGCTGGAAGGCGCGCTGCGGCGTTCGCTTTTTCTGCCGGAGGAACGCGGCCAGTACCGCATCCGCTTTGATCGCGATGACCTTACCCGCGCCGATCTGACAGACCGCGCGACCGCGATCAACGGTCTGATTGCTTCCCGCGTTCTCAATCCCAATGAGGGCCGCGCATGGCTCGACCTGCCGCCGCGCGAAGGTGGCGAGGAATACGCCAATCCGAACACTGGCAGCAATCAACCCGGCCTTGGCCACAATGGCGGGCCTGCGCTCGATGATCAGACAGAGGACCGCGCCAATGGACCTGAATGACGTGCTTTCCAACGTGGCCGATCAGGATAAGGGCCGGATGCTGGAGATAGCCGACCCGTGGACGGGAAAGCCAACCGGGATGCGGTTCTGGATGGCAGGCCCGGACAGCGATACGCAGCGCCGGGCGCGCATTGCGATGATGGACGAACTTGCCGAAGCCGCCGACGAACAGGGCAGGGTATCGGCTGAGGCCCGCGAAAAGGCCCGCCTGAATATGCTGGCCCGTTGCGTTCTGCGCTGGGAAATCACCGAAGACGGCAAGTCCGTCGCGATGACGCACAAGGCGATTGTCCGCGTCTTCCGCGCCGGAACATGGATACAGGCACAGGCCGACGCCTTTGCCGGTGACCGTGCCAATTTCCGACCGGAGGCGTGACCATGGATCGCCTGTTCTTCGAAACCAAACTGGCCGCGCTCGATAACGGTATGATCGAAGGGACGGCATGGGCCTTCGGCTCGCCGGATCGTGTCGGCGACGTGATCCGCAAAGGCGCGTTTTCCGAAGCCTCGCTGCCCCTGCCGATGCTGTTTGCGCACGACTTCAACGATCCTATCGGCTCATGGAGTGAAGCGACGGAAGACGAACAGGGCCTGAAGGTCAAGGGCGCGCTTCTGGTCGATGAAGTCGCGCGCGCCCGCGAGGTCTATGCGCTTGTCAAATCCGGGGCCGTCAAAGGGCTTTCGGTGGGCTTTGTTTCCCGCAAAGCAGCGCCGCGCCGTGGCGGCGGTCGCATGATCTCGAAACTCGAACTTCTCGAAATCTCTCTGGTCACGGTCGGGATGCATCCCGGCGCGCGCGTCACCAGTGCGAAATCCGCAATCAAGGCCCTGTCGTTGGCAGAGGCCCTTAACCGCGCCTCGGCGCAATTGAAGAGGTCAGCATGAAACACTTTTCGAAACAGGCGCTCGCCGGAACCGCGCTCGTGTTCAAGGGCGAGGAAGACGATCCCGACAACATTGTGACGAAGGCGATTGCCGATCTCACCGCGACCGTCGAAGAGCGTTTTCAGAAGATGGAGACCAAGGTTGACGCCTCGAAACTTGAGGATCGCCTGAAGGCGCTTGAGACGAAGGCCAATCGCCCTGGCGGTGACGACGGCGAGATTGAACCGACCGAAGAGCGCAAGGCTTTTGCCGTTTATCTGATGCGCGGCGATGCACTGCCCGCCGAAGAGCGCAAGGCCCTTACGGTTTCATCCGATCCGTCCGGCGGCTATTTCGCGCCCGCCGAAATGTCGAGTGAGTTCATTCGCGATCTGGTCGAGTTCTCGCCCGTTCGCTCGGTCGCCTCGGTGCGCTCGACCGGCTCGCCGTCCGTGGTCTATCCCAAGCGCACAGGCATCACCAATGCCAAATGGAAGGGAGAGACCCAAAAGCAGGAAGAGTCCGGCGCGAGCTTTGGACAGGCCGAAGTACCGGTTCACGAGTTGAAGACCTATGTCGATATCTCCAACGAGCTTCTCGCCGACAGCGCCGGACAGGCAGAAGCGGAAGTTCGCGCCGCCCTTTCCGAAGACTTCGGCCAGAAAGAGGGCGCCGCCTTCGTCAACGGTTCCGGCGCGGGCATGCCCGAAGGTTTCATGACCAACCCGGACATTGCTTCTTTCGCCAACGGCCACGCGGTGAACCTCTCGCCGGATGCCCTGATCAAGCTTCTCTATTCGCTGCCCGCGACCTACCGCAATCGCGGCTCGTGGTCGATGAACGGCACGACACTTGGCATTGTCCGCACGCTCAAAGACGGCAACGGCAACTATCTTTGGCAGCCGTCCTATCAGGCCGGACAGCCGGAAACGGTGTTGGGCCGTCCGGTTATCGAGATGGTCGATATGCCCGATCTTGCGGCCAACGCCTGCCCGGTGATGTACGGCGACTTTTCGGCCTACCGCGTGCTCGACCGGCAAGGGCTTTCCATTCTGGTCAATCCCTACCTTCTCGCCACGTCGGGCCTCACCCGCATCCACGCCACGCGCCGCGTCGGCGGTCGCGTGCTTCAGGCCGCTCGCTTCAAAAAGCTCAAAATGGCAACCAACTAAGGAGCAATCCCTTGCGCGATCTTGCAAACAATATCGGCGTGGCGGCAGCGCTTGAACCCGCCGTTCTGGCAGCGACCACGAACGGCGCGGCCATCGACCTTATCGGCTTCGGCAGTGCCGTTCTCGTCCTCAATACCGGAGCGATTGCCGGAGCGGGCAATTTCACGGCTAAGCTTCAGGAAAGCGACGACGGCGAGAACTTCAACGATGTCGATCCCTATCACCTTGTCGGGGCCTTTCCCGACAAGCTTGCAGCGTCGGCCATCGTCAAAGTCGGCTATCGCGGCTTTCGCCGTCATGTGCGCGTTGCCATCACGAAGAACGGCGGAACGTCGATTGCGATCAGCGCCGTTGTCATCAAGGGCAGCGCCGCCCAGCGTCCGGTGATCTGACATGGCGCAGATCGACCCTCTCGCCGGTTATGCCATGGCGTCCTATGCGATGGGCGAGCACCACCTTGCCATTGTGCCCAGCGATACCGAAGACCTGCCTGTTCGCCCGCGCGCGATCTATTGCGCCGAAGACGGCACGGCAGTCATTCGCGACGAAGACGGCGTTGATTTGGCCTATCCGATGACAGCCGGAACCGTGCTCGCCTTTCGCGGGGTTCGCCTCTTGGCGACCGGCACCACGGGCACCTTTTACGGGTGGTGGTAAAGGCATGCCGACGAAATCGCCGCGTGTCTGCGGCTATTGCGGCCTGACGCACCTAAGCGGCAAACAATGCAGTTTCGTTGCCGCGCGCAGCAAGGCCCGGAAGGCCCGATTTGACCGGAAACGGCCAAGCGCCCGGCAGCGGGGCTACACCCGCCAATGGGAGAGGGAAAGCAAAGCCTTCCTTGCTGACTATCCCGTTTGCGTCCGCTGTGGCGAGCCTTCCGAACTGGTCGATCACATCAAGGCCCACAAGGGCAATCAGCAGCTCTTTTGGGACCGCACCAACTGGCAACCCCTTTGCCACCATTGCCACAACAGCGCCAAGCAGTCCGAAGAGCGGCGCAAATCCTGAGAGGAAACCCATGGGCCTTTATGCAACGGCAGGTGCCAAACTCTATATCGGCAGCACCAAAAACCAGAAGAACGACGATTTCGTCGAAGCCGATTTCGATGCGGAGAACTGGACGGAAATCGCCAACCTCGAAAACCTCGGTTCGCTTGGCGATACCGCCGAAGCCGTGAACTTCAATCCTATCGGCTCGAAGCGCCAGAAGACGCTGAAGGGCACCCGATCAGCCGGGACGATGGAAGTTGTTTGCGGCATCGACAACGACGACGCGGGACAGGTGGCGGCGATTGCTGCCGAGAAGAGCGATCACGATTTTGCTTTCCGCCTTGTGCTGAACGATGCCCCGGCGACCGGCATCAAGCCGACCCCTTCCGAACGCATTTTCATCGCCAAGGTCATGAGCGCTTCGGAAGCCTTCGATGAAGCCAACAGCGTCATGAAGTTGAACATCTCGCTTGGCGTCAATTCCAACGTCGTACGCATTGCGGCCGCTACCGGGGACTGATTTTCCAATGGTCGGGTAAGCGACTGCTCACGCGGTCGATATCTAGGCAGAGGAATACCGTGATGTGTGAACAAAAAGAAGCTGCGAAGCCCAGGATCGAACGGCTCATCGACGCCATGAACCGCCTTTCTGCGGCTTTGGAAAGCTCACTTCCCCAAGGTCAGAAAAACACGGCTGACAGTTGCCCAACCAAGAAGGACT from Martelella sp. AD-3 encodes the following:
- a CDS encoding HK97 family phage prohead protease, which codes for MDRLFFETKLAALDNGMIEGTAWAFGSPDRVGDVIRKGAFSEASLPLPMLFAHDFNDPIGSWSEATEDEQGLKVKGALLVDEVARAREVYALVKSGAVKGLSVGFVSRKAAPRRGGGRMISKLELLEISLVTVGMHPGARVTSAKSAIKALSLAEALNRASAQLKRSA
- a CDS encoding phage major capsid protein, whose amino-acid sequence is MKHFSKQALAGTALVFKGEEDDPDNIVTKAIADLTATVEERFQKMETKVDASKLEDRLKALETKANRPGGDDGEIEPTEERKAFAVYLMRGDALPAEERKALTVSSDPSGGYFAPAEMSSEFIRDLVEFSPVRSVASVRSTGSPSVVYPKRTGITNAKWKGETQKQEESGASFGQAEVPVHELKTYVDISNELLADSAGQAEAEVRAALSEDFGQKEGAAFVNGSGAGMPEGFMTNPDIASFANGHAVNLSPDALIKLLYSLPATYRNRGSWSMNGTTLGIVRTLKDGNGNYLWQPSYQAGQPETVLGRPVIEMVDMPDLAANACPVMYGDFSAYRVLDRQGLSILVNPYLLATSGLTRIHATRRVGGRVLQAARFKKLKMATN
- a CDS encoding HNH endonuclease, with amino-acid sequence MPTKSPRVCGYCGLTHLSGKQCSFVAARSKARKARFDRKRPSARQRGYTRQWERESKAFLADYPVCVRCGEPSELVDHIKAHKGNQQLFWDRTNWQPLCHHCHNSAKQSEERRKS
- a CDS encoding phage portal protein is translated as MLNMLQFFKKSGRARADQKSLGDPTEAEYSLFTGGALPGSTVSLAVALTVPAVQSAIRLVSEACATLDIIVERRDGENWKADPNHPIAALLESGPNDWTSTFELIRDLVATALTHDRGGVAWVNRIDGEAREIIRYEPAHATVDFSTDGRQEPSFKINNRAEDARNIVHLRGPFGRSCLALAADAIGAAKDMESHAGKLFKNGARPAGVIEMVKGIGDDGLKKMAAAWRKAHEGPDNAGRTAILWDGATFRPITLTSTDAQFLENRKFQIVEIARAFRVPPSMIYDLDRATWSNSEQMGKEFLSYTLEPWLRALEGALRRSLFLPEERGQYRIRFDRDDLTRADLTDRATAINGLIASRVLNPNEGRAWLDLPPREGGEEYANPNTGSNQPGLGHNGGPALDDQTEDRANGPE